DNA from Halobaculum sp. XH14:
ACGACAGGCTGCACCGGCTGTTCGACCGCGAGGACGCGACCGCGCTCGTGGAGGGGCCCGACGAGGACCCGGAGCCGGGGAGCGACCCGCGATGACGGACGGCTCCGACGGCGACGGCCCGGGCGAGACGGGCGCGAGCGCCCGGACCGCCTCCGCCGGCCGCCTACGGGGTGACGGGGCGCTCGCCACGCTCGCCTCGGGGACGCGAATCGGCCAGTTCGTCTCCGTCGGCGTCGCCGGCGCGACGGTGGAGACGCTCATCGTCGCGCTGCTCACGGCGGGGCTGGCGGCGCCGCCACTCGCCGCGAAGGCGGTCGGCGCGGAGACGTCCATCTCGCTCATGTTCCTGCTGAACGACCGGTTCACGTTCGGCGAGGAGGGCGGGGCGGGGCTGGCGGCCGCGGGTCGCCGCTGGGCCCGCTCGCACCTCGTCAGGCTCGGCGGGCTGGCGGTCGCGTTCGCGGTGCTCTGGCTGCTGACCGCGCGGACCGACGTGCGGCTGGTGATCGCCGGCGCGGACTTCTGGCCGACCGTCGCCAACCTCATCGGCATCGGGGTCGGGATGGTGCTGAACTACGTCGCCGAGAGCGTGTTCACCTGGCGCGTGCTGGAGTGAGCGTGGCTGAGAGTGGCATACGGCGGCGGATTTGGAAACACAACCCTTACAAGCGGCCACCGTGTTCAATCCGATAGCGGGATGGGATAGCCAGGAGATTCCGCCGGGCTCATAACCCGGAGATCGGTAGTTCAAATCTACCTCCCGCTATGATTTCCGGCACACGATACGAACGGCGAGCGGAGCGAGCCGTGCGCCGGAGTGTACGTCCGAGGTAGATTTGAAGAGGACGAGGCGCGCGCAGCGTCAGCGAGCACGTCTCGGCGTGGTTCAAATCTACCTCCCGCTACTTCTCCGCGACGTTCACGGCGAACGACGAGCGAAGCGAGTCGTGCGCCGGCCCGCGACCGCGTTTCGAGGCGACGCCCCGACGCCATCGACCGCGAACGTCGAGCACAGCGAGACGCGAGCGGTCGAGTCGCGCGGGAGGGCTCACGAACGGTTCGAACTCACAGCAGGTCCAGCAGCGGCACCGCGAGGCCGACGACCCAGGCCGCCGCCCCGAGCAACCGAACGTGTCGGCCCGTCGTCCCGCCGCGGGCGGTGCCGGCGGCGATCAGCCCGAGCGCGGCGAGCAACCAGCCCCGGTGGAACACCAGCCTGACGGGGATGACGGCGACGCCCATCGTGGCGAAGCTCAGGACGAACGCGATGCCGGTCCCGACGCCGACGAGGGTGAACGCCGTCGCGGGGTCACAGCCGCGGGTGAACCGGCGGCGGGAGGCGACGAGCGGCATCCCGAGGGCCAGCACCGGGTAGAGTGCGGCCGCGATGAGTTTCGGGTGGAGCCACGGGACCGTCGTCTCCAGCGCGATGCCGCCCGTTCGAACCCCGAGCACCAGTCCCGCGAGCAGCCCCGCCAGCAGGATGCCGCCGCGCCGGTCGGCCGCTCCGCGGGCGAGTCGTCGTCCCGTGAGCGTCACCGACAGCCGGCGGTCGGACGAGACGATGCCGAGCAGTCCGGCCGCGGCGGTCGAGGCGAGCGCGCCGGCCAGTCCGCGGGAGCCGAGCAGGGCCGCGGCGAGGTGGACGACCGAGAGCCAGCCGTCGCTCCGGCCGCCCCGGATGCCGTAGTACTCCCGGTCGACGTCCTCGACGTACGGCTCCCCGATGAAGTCGGCCTCCACCCGCCGCGCCGGTTCGTGCGTCCGGGGCACGGTGTGGCGGAGCCGGAACCAGTCCCAGTAGTCCGCGTGGACCTGCAGCGCCGTCCAGTCGTCCTCGGGCGACGCGTACGCCCGGACGTGGTATCTGGAGCCCAGATACGGGCCGTCCCTGAGCTGGTAGCTCTCCCGGACCCACCGTCCGCCGGGGTCGTCGGGCGAGGAGTCGACGTAGGAGTACCTGACCGCGCCGTGGGCGTCCGTCCACTCCAGCCCGTCGTCCGTCACCGCGACCGAGCGGCTCGCGTTCCCGGCCCCGGCGTCGTCGGCGCTCGTGCCGACAGCGTCGCTCGTCCCGTTCCCGGTCCGCATCGGTTCGAACGAAAGGCTTCCGCGGTGCTCCAGCACGTCCCGGACGACGTCCGTGTCGCCGTGGACGACGAGGTTGATGGCGAGCGTCCGCCCCGTGACTGACTGCCGCCGGCTGGTGTAGGGCCAGAGGGAACTGTCGTCGCCGGCCGGATGGATGAGTCGGTCCGCCCCGACCCGCTCGGGTCCGGCAGGGTCACTCGCCGCCGGCCCGAACGCGACCGAGAGCCCCGCCAGTACGACCGGGAGCAACAGCAGCGTGACCGCGACCGTCCGCCGCCGCGAGACCATTCGAGCGACTTACTCGGTACCTAGTAAATAAATCGTTCCACTGGCGAAACGGCCGGGTAGGTGAAACTTACGGGCTGACGAGCGGTTTTCGGTCGCGGACTGTCCGGCCGCCGTCGCGTTCTCGGCCTCGAACGAGTCCAGCCACTCGCCGGGGACCGCGAGGAGCACACGGGCGCTCGACTGCTCGCGGAACCGACCCGGACGGGTCGCCTTCAGGGCCGACCAGCCGCCGGACCCGGAGCGTGGTAATCCAGTACTACCTGGCCGATCCTGCGGGAGTTCCGACAGTCGCCGCCCTCACAGCAGGCTGACCAGCGGCAGCACGAGGCCGACGACCCACGCGCCGATTCCGAGCAGTCGGAGGTATCGCCCCGACGGGCCGCCCTGCGCCGTGCCCGCGGCGACGAGGCCGAGGGCGACGAGGAGCCCGCTCCGGTGGAGGACGAGACCGATCGGGACCGTGGAGACGCCGATCACGCCGAAGTCGAGGACGAAGGCGGCGCCGACCCCGACGGCGACGAAGCCGAACGCCGCGCTCGGGTCGATGTCGCTCGTGAACCCGTTCATCGAGGCGACCGTCGGCATCCCGAGCGCGAGTACGGGGTACAGCGCCGCGACGATGAGCTTCGGGTGGAGTCCCGGGAACGTCGTCTCGACGGCGATACCGCCGAGGCGGACCCCGAGGACGAGGGCGGCCAGCAGCCCCGCGAGCAGGATGCCGCCGCGCTGCCGGTACGCGTCCCGCCGGAGCCACCGATACGTCCGTTCGGCCGCCGTTCGCGTGTCGGTCGAGAACGCGCCGAGCAGGCCGAGCGCGGCCAGCGCGGCGACGCCGCGGAGCGACGAGAAGACGGGCACC
Protein-coding regions in this window:
- a CDS encoding GtrA family protein, coding for MTDGSDGDGPGETGASARTASAGRLRGDGALATLASGTRIGQFVSVGVAGATVETLIVALLTAGLAAPPLAAKAVGAETSISLMFLLNDRFTFGEEGGAGLAAAGRRWARSHLVRLGGLAVAFAVLWLLTARTDVRLVIAGADFWPTVANLIGIGVGMVLNYVAESVFTWRVLE